In Notamacropus eugenii isolate mMacEug1 chromosome 1, mMacEug1.pri_v2, whole genome shotgun sequence, one genomic interval encodes:
- the SV2B gene encoding synaptic vesicle glycoprotein 2B isoform X3 — translation MFWMIGGIYASAMAWTIIPHYGWGFSMGTNYHFHSWRVFVIVCALPCMASMVALKFMPESPRFLLEMGKHDEAWMILKHVHDTNMRAKGAPEKVFTVSHIKTPKQMDEFIEIQSSTGTWYQRWLVRFTTTFKQVWDNALYCVMGPYRMNTLILAVVWFTIALSYYGLIVWFPDMIRHFQDEAYRAKEKIFKHEHLEHVTFNFTLENQVHEHGRFFNDKFYKMKFKNVIFESSLFDECYFEDVVSPGTFFKNCTIESTIFYNTDLYHHKFIGCRFINSTFMEQKEGCHLDFEEDNDFLIYLVSFLGSLSVLPGNIVSALLMDKIGRIKMIGGSMLISAVCCFFLFFGNSESAMIGWQCLFCGASIAAWNALDVITVELYPTNKRATAFGILNGICKFGAILGNSIFASFVGITKVVPILLASSSLVGGGLIALRLPETREQVLM, via the exons GTTGGGGCTTCAGCATGGGAACCAACTATCATTTCCACAGCTGGAGGGTGTTTGTGATTGTCTGTGCTCTCCCATGCATGGCATCTATGGTTGCCCTGAAATTCATGCCAGAGAGCCCACGTTTTCTATTGGAG ATGGGTAAGCATGATGAAGCCTGGATGATCCTCAAGCATGTGCATGACACCAATATGCGGGCCAAGGGGGCACCTGAGAAAGTATTCACA GTTTCCCACATCAAAACCCCCAAGCAAATGGATGAGTTCATTGAAATTCAAAGCTCAACGGGGACTTGGTACCAGCGCTGGCTGGTCAGATTCACTACTACTTTTAAACAG GTCTGGGACAATGCCTTATACTGTGTGATGGGTCCGTACAGAATGAATACACTGATTCTGGCTGTGGTTTGGTTTACAATAGCTCTGAG TTACTATGGTCTAATAGTTTGGTTCCCGGACATGATTCGCCATTTTCAAGATGAAGCTTATAGGGCCAAGGAGAAGATCTTTAAACATGAGCATTTGGAACATGTCACATTCAACTTTACACTGGAAAACCAGGTGCATGAACATGGGAGGTTCTTCAATGATAA GTTctataagatgaaattcaagaaTGTAATCTTTGAGTCTTCCCTCTTTGATGAATGTTATTTTGAAGATGTGGTGTCTCCTGGGACTTTCTTCAAAAACTGCACTATTGAATCGACCATCTTTTATAACACAG ATCTCTATCATCATAAATTCATTGGTTGCCGGTTCATCAATAGCACTTTTATGGAACAGAAAGAGGGGTGTCACCTGGACTTTGAAGAAGACAATGACTTCCTAATTTACCTTGTTAGCTTCCTTGGCAGTCTGTCTGTATTACCTGGCAACATTGTATCAGCTCTGCTCATGGACAAAATTGGGAGAATCAAGATGATTG GTGGCTCTATGCTAATATCGGCAGTCTGCTGCTTCTTCCTGTTTTTTGGCAACAGTGAGTCCGCCATGATTGGCTGGCAGTGCCTCTTCTGTGGGGCCAGCATtgctgcctggaatgctctggaTGTGATTACCGTGGAGCTCTATCCCACCAACAAAAG AGCAACAGCCTTCGGTATCCTCAATGGCATCTGCAAATTCGGGGCCATCTTGGGAAattccatctttgcttcctttgtAGGGATAACCAAAGTGGTTCCCATCCTTTTGGCTTCCTCTTCTTTGGTTGGAGGAGGTCTGATTGCTCTTCGATTGCCAGAGACTCGAGAACAGGTCCTGATGTGA
- the SV2B gene encoding synaptic vesicle glycoprotein 2B isoform X4: protein MGTNYHFHSWRVFVIVCALPCMASMVALKFMPESPRFLLEMGKHDEAWMILKHVHDTNMRAKGAPEKVFTVSHIKTPKQMDEFIEIQSSTGTWYQRWLVRFTTTFKQVWDNALYCVMGPYRMNTLILAVVWFTIALSYYGLIVWFPDMIRHFQDEAYRAKEKIFKHEHLEHVTFNFTLENQVHEHGRFFNDKFYKMKFKNVIFESSLFDECYFEDVVSPGTFFKNCTIESTIFYNTDLYHHKFIGCRFINSTFMEQKEGCHLDFEEDNDFLIYLVSFLGSLSVLPGNIVSALLMDKIGRIKMIGGSMLISAVCCFFLFFGNSESAMIGWQCLFCGASIAAWNALDVITVELYPTNKRATAFGILNGICKFGAILGNSIFASFVGITKVVPILLASSSLVGGGLIALRLPETREQVLM from the exons ATGGGAACCAACTATCATTTCCACAGCTGGAGGGTGTTTGTGATTGTCTGTGCTCTCCCATGCATGGCATCTATGGTTGCCCTGAAATTCATGCCAGAGAGCCCACGTTTTCTATTGGAG ATGGGTAAGCATGATGAAGCCTGGATGATCCTCAAGCATGTGCATGACACCAATATGCGGGCCAAGGGGGCACCTGAGAAAGTATTCACA GTTTCCCACATCAAAACCCCCAAGCAAATGGATGAGTTCATTGAAATTCAAAGCTCAACGGGGACTTGGTACCAGCGCTGGCTGGTCAGATTCACTACTACTTTTAAACAG GTCTGGGACAATGCCTTATACTGTGTGATGGGTCCGTACAGAATGAATACACTGATTCTGGCTGTGGTTTGGTTTACAATAGCTCTGAG TTACTATGGTCTAATAGTTTGGTTCCCGGACATGATTCGCCATTTTCAAGATGAAGCTTATAGGGCCAAGGAGAAGATCTTTAAACATGAGCATTTGGAACATGTCACATTCAACTTTACACTGGAAAACCAGGTGCATGAACATGGGAGGTTCTTCAATGATAA GTTctataagatgaaattcaagaaTGTAATCTTTGAGTCTTCCCTCTTTGATGAATGTTATTTTGAAGATGTGGTGTCTCCTGGGACTTTCTTCAAAAACTGCACTATTGAATCGACCATCTTTTATAACACAG ATCTCTATCATCATAAATTCATTGGTTGCCGGTTCATCAATAGCACTTTTATGGAACAGAAAGAGGGGTGTCACCTGGACTTTGAAGAAGACAATGACTTCCTAATTTACCTTGTTAGCTTCCTTGGCAGTCTGTCTGTATTACCTGGCAACATTGTATCAGCTCTGCTCATGGACAAAATTGGGAGAATCAAGATGATTG GTGGCTCTATGCTAATATCGGCAGTCTGCTGCTTCTTCCTGTTTTTTGGCAACAGTGAGTCCGCCATGATTGGCTGGCAGTGCCTCTTCTGTGGGGCCAGCATtgctgcctggaatgctctggaTGTGATTACCGTGGAGCTCTATCCCACCAACAAAAG AGCAACAGCCTTCGGTATCCTCAATGGCATCTGCAAATTCGGGGCCATCTTGGGAAattccatctttgcttcctttgtAGGGATAACCAAAGTGGTTCCCATCCTTTTGGCTTCCTCTTCTTTGGTTGGAGGAGGTCTGATTGCTCTTCGATTGCCAGAGACTCGAGAACAGGTCCTGATGTGA